The Caulobacter sp. FWC26 genome contains a region encoding:
- a CDS encoding TonB-dependent siderophore receptor translates to MIPKALLLALCAGASSLAFADMADAQERADEVEGVVVTGSRAASASINGVVIDPMRLPQSVRVLDETLIADTGVTNLSDLFDFAGGMARQNSFGGAWDAYAIRGFSGDINQGPDLLVNRFTANRGFNARRDVATVERFQVLKGPASALSGKGEPGGSINIVTKAPTQTAQGSGELSYGSFDAKRIMGDLSGPLGGGVSARMIAVYQDTDGWRDHVGSDRLLLAPSLAWTPSDDLRLLYQLEANTVHFVHDRGLVAVGGNGKALPRERFLGEPNDGKITQKTIQHQLTTTYNFSPSVAVEAGVQYRDGSFRGQSTHNSVLVGTQLRRQLRIHDYTWNDLSGRIEVSFDGKLGGLEHQLRAGADAFTYEQRRVFYRFSPTAATPYAIDIFKPVYGQPKPVAALNQNLLEELRGQSLYLQDLVTLNSQFTLLVGVRQDWIRQTNTNHRNNTVTRQSPSQASPRAALTWAPSETFSAYVSWGRSFRYNQGADAAGGAFPPEKGESWEAGVKWDLASRLTGTASLFRIDKENILVNDPANGGFFIPVGAARSQGLEVEANLRLPAGITATAVYAYTDTEVTRDTRANLVGSHLSNIPLHSGGLYANWRSRGDAPGSVTLGGGVVYVGTRAGDDANTGFKLPDYVTIRANLAYQISKAVSLHLDVENLFDANYLESSYSDVWITPGAPRTVTGKLRVSF, encoded by the coding sequence ATGATCCCCAAGGCCCTTCTGCTCGCCCTCTGCGCCGGCGCCTCTTCGCTCGCATTCGCAGACATGGCCGACGCGCAGGAACGCGCCGACGAGGTCGAGGGCGTGGTGGTCACCGGTTCGCGCGCGGCCAGCGCCAGCATCAACGGCGTCGTCATCGACCCCATGCGCCTGCCGCAGAGCGTGCGGGTTCTGGACGAGACGCTGATCGCCGACACCGGCGTGACCAACCTGTCGGATCTTTTCGACTTCGCCGGTGGCATGGCGCGCCAGAACAGCTTCGGCGGCGCCTGGGACGCCTACGCGATCCGCGGCTTCTCGGGCGACATCAACCAGGGCCCGGACCTGCTGGTGAATCGCTTCACCGCCAATCGCGGCTTCAACGCCCGCAGGGACGTGGCCACGGTGGAGCGTTTCCAGGTGCTGAAAGGCCCCGCCTCAGCCCTCTCAGGCAAGGGAGAGCCGGGCGGTTCGATCAACATCGTGACCAAGGCGCCGACCCAGACCGCCCAAGGTTCGGGCGAACTCTCCTACGGCAGCTTCGACGCCAAGCGCATCATGGGAGACCTCAGTGGCCCGCTCGGCGGCGGCGTCTCGGCGCGCATGATCGCCGTCTATCAGGACACCGACGGCTGGCGCGATCACGTCGGCAGCGACCGCCTGCTGCTGGCGCCCTCGCTGGCCTGGACGCCGTCTGACGACCTGCGCCTGCTCTATCAGTTGGAGGCCAACACCGTTCACTTCGTGCACGACCGAGGCCTGGTGGCGGTGGGCGGTAACGGCAAGGCGCTGCCGCGCGAGCGGTTCCTCGGCGAACCCAACGACGGCAAGATCACCCAGAAGACGATCCAGCACCAGCTGACCACGACCTACAACTTCAGCCCCAGCGTCGCGGTGGAAGCCGGCGTCCAGTATCGCGACGGCTCGTTCAGGGGCCAGTCCACCCACAACAGTGTCCTGGTGGGAACCCAGCTTCGTCGCCAGCTTCGCATCCACGACTACACCTGGAACGATCTGTCCGGCCGGATCGAGGTGAGCTTCGACGGCAAGCTCGGGGGCCTTGAGCATCAGTTGCGCGCCGGCGCCGACGCCTTCACCTATGAACAGCGGCGGGTGTTCTATCGTTTCAGCCCGACAGCCGCGACGCCCTATGCGATCGACATCTTCAAGCCGGTCTACGGCCAGCCCAAGCCTGTCGCGGCGCTGAACCAGAACCTGCTGGAGGAACTACGCGGCCAGAGCCTGTACCTGCAGGATCTGGTGACGCTGAACAGCCAGTTCACCCTGCTGGTCGGCGTGCGCCAGGACTGGATCCGCCAGACCAACACCAACCATCGCAACAACACCGTCACCCGGCAGTCACCGTCGCAGGCCTCGCCCCGCGCGGCCCTGACCTGGGCGCCCAGCGAGACCTTCTCGGCCTATGTCAGCTGGGGACGTTCGTTCCGCTACAATCAGGGCGCCGACGCTGCGGGCGGAGCCTTCCCGCCGGAAAAGGGCGAATCCTGGGAAGCCGGGGTGAAATGGGATCTGGCCAGCCGCCTGACCGGCACGGCCTCGCTTTTCCGCATCGACAAGGAGAACATCCTCGTCAACGACCCGGCCAATGGCGGCTTCTTCATCCCTGTCGGCGCCGCCCGCAGCCAAGGCCTGGAGGTCGAGGCCAATCTGCGTCTGCCCGCAGGGATCACCGCCACGGCCGTCTATGCCTATACCGACACCGAGGTCACCCGCGACACGCGCGCCAACCTGGTCGGGAGCCATCTCAGCAACATCCCGCTGCACTCGGGCGGGCTCTACGCCAACTGGCGTTCGCGGGGCGACGCTCCGGGATCGGTCACGCTGGGCGGCGGGGTGGTCTATGTCGGCACGCGCGCGGGCGACGACGCCAACACAGGCTTCAAGCTGCCCGACTACGTCACGATACGCGCCAATCTCGCCTATCAGATCTCCAAGGCGGTCTCGCTGCACCTCGATGTCGAAAACCTGTTCGACGCCAACTATCTGGAAAGCTCATACAGCGACGTCTGGATCACGCCCGGCGCGCCCCGCACGGTCACCGGCAAGCTGCGGGTCAGCTTCTAG
- a CDS encoding SDR family oxidoreductase — protein sequence MTGVLSQLFDLSGRVAIVTGGSRGLGLQIARALAEYGATVALVARKQNELDAAVESLTAEGRTAVGFAADLGLPDAAQTVTARVLERFGRIDILVNNAGAAWGAAAEDYPLEGWNKVMDLNVTGLFLLTQAVAREAFLKQGKGAVVNLASIEGLQGHHHTQLGTIAYNTAKGAVINMTRALAAEWGPKNIRVNAVAPGYFPSKMTMATLGQHGEEMLRQTPLGKLGGDTDLMGPALLLASDAGGHITGQIIVVDGGMTII from the coding sequence ATGACCGGAGTCCTGAGCCAACTGTTCGATCTGAGCGGTCGCGTGGCGATCGTGACGGGAGGTTCACGGGGGCTGGGACTGCAGATCGCCCGCGCCCTGGCCGAGTACGGGGCGACCGTGGCGCTGGTGGCTCGCAAACAGAACGAATTGGACGCCGCGGTCGAAAGCCTGACCGCCGAGGGCCGCACCGCTGTTGGCTTCGCCGCTGACCTCGGGCTGCCGGACGCCGCGCAGACCGTGACGGCTCGCGTGCTGGAGCGCTTTGGCCGAATCGATATTCTGGTCAATAACGCCGGCGCGGCCTGGGGGGCGGCGGCCGAAGACTATCCGCTGGAAGGCTGGAACAAGGTCATGGACCTCAACGTCACTGGCCTTTTCCTGCTAACCCAGGCGGTCGCACGCGAGGCGTTCCTGAAGCAGGGCAAGGGAGCGGTGGTCAATCTGGCCTCGATCGAAGGCTTGCAGGGCCATCACCACACCCAACTGGGCACGATCGCCTACAACACCGCCAAGGGCGCGGTCATCAACATGACGCGGGCCCTGGCCGCTGAGTGGGGACCCAAGAACATCCGGGTCAACGCCGTGGCGCCAGGCTATTTCCCATCGAAGATGACGATGGCGACCTTGGGTCAGCACGGCGAGGAGATGCTGCGCCAGACGCCGCTCGGCAAGCTGGGCGGCGACACCGACCTGATGGGTCCCGCCCTTCTGCTGGCCTCCGACGCGGGCGGCCACATCACCGGTCAGATCATTGTCGTCGATGGCGGCATGACCATCATCTGA